The proteins below are encoded in one region of Pseudoduganella armeniaca:
- the flhF gene encoding flagellar biosynthesis protein FlhF, whose translation MNVKKFTAPTSREALRKVREALGPDAVILSNRPMDGVVEILALANDDAASLAQPAADAPLGMPDLEIEDTYTPSPMMAAPAPRAPAPRQPSPQQMQDAIKARMQAQMEAQREAEAQANMEARMQARSQARPAPGFAPAASASRPVAAAPAAPALDMDRISAMVADAVNSAKANAAAEMSTMMTELRAMRGMMETQLAELSWGSSQQREPHKAAVLREMLAAGFSATLAKMLIEKMPAGRSAEESLRWVRTVLARNISAISNEDALIENGGVFALVGPTGVGKTTSTAKLAARCVMRHGPEKLALITTDAYRIGAHEQLRIYGKILGVMVHSVKDEADLRIALKELRNKHTVLIDTVGVSQRDQMVTEQVAMLQGADADVKRLLCLNSTSTQETLTEVVRAYQGTGLAGAIMTKLDEAASIGNVLDVVIRQKLNLFYVSNGQRVPEDLHLAKPVELVERAFRSKKDVNQFADSDLPMLMAAAGNDGLREVHLG comes from the coding sequence ATGAACGTCAAAAAATTTACCGCGCCCACGTCGCGTGAGGCACTGCGCAAGGTCCGCGAAGCCCTCGGCCCGGATGCGGTGATCCTGTCCAACCGTCCGATGGACGGCGTGGTCGAGATCCTGGCGCTGGCCAATGACGATGCCGCCTCGCTGGCGCAACCGGCCGCCGACGCGCCGCTGGGCATGCCCGACCTGGAAATCGAAGACACCTACACCCCGTCGCCGATGATGGCCGCGCCCGCTCCGCGCGCCCCGGCACCGCGCCAGCCCAGCCCGCAGCAGATGCAGGACGCCATCAAGGCGCGCATGCAGGCCCAGATGGAAGCGCAGCGCGAAGCGGAAGCGCAAGCCAATATGGAAGCGCGCATGCAGGCGCGCTCCCAGGCCCGTCCAGCGCCCGGCTTCGCTCCCGCCGCGTCGGCCAGCCGTCCCGTTGCCGCCGCGCCTGCCGCGCCTGCGCTGGACATGGATCGCATCTCGGCCATGGTGGCCGACGCCGTCAACTCCGCCAAGGCCAACGCGGCCGCGGAAATGAGCACGATGATGACGGAACTGCGCGCCATGCGCGGCATGATGGAAACCCAGCTGGCCGAGCTGTCCTGGGGCTCGTCCCAGCAGCGCGAGCCGCACAAGGCGGCCGTGCTGCGAGAGATGCTGGCCGCCGGCTTCTCCGCCACGCTGGCCAAGATGCTGATCGAAAAAATGCCGGCCGGCCGCTCGGCCGAGGAAAGCCTGCGCTGGGTGCGCACGGTGCTGGCACGCAACATCAGCGCCATCTCGAACGAAGATGCGCTGATCGAAAACGGCGGCGTGTTCGCCCTGGTCGGCCCGACCGGCGTCGGCAAGACCACCTCCACCGCCAAGCTGGCCGCGCGCTGCGTAATGCGCCACGGCCCGGAAAAGCTGGCGCTGATCACCACCGACGCCTACCGTATCGGCGCGCACGAGCAGCTGCGCATCTACGGCAAGATCCTCGGTGTGATGGTGCACTCGGTGAAGGACGAAGCCGACCTGCGCATCGCCCTGAAGGAACTGCGCAACAAGCATACCGTGCTGATCGACACCGTCGGTGTCAGCCAGCGCGACCAGATGGTCACGGAGCAGGTCGCCATGCTGCAGGGCGCCGACGCCGACGTGAAGCGCCTGCTGTGCCTGAACAGCACGTCCACCCAGGAAACGCTGACGGAAGTGGTGCGCGCCTACCAGGGCACGGGCCTGGCCGGCGCCATCATGACCAAGCTGGACGAAGCCGCCTCGATCGGCAACGTGCTGGACGTGGTGATCCGCCAGAAACTGAACCTGTTCTACGTGTCGAACGGCCAGCGCGTGCCGGAAGACCTGCACCTGGCCAAGCCGGTCGAGCTGGTCGAGCGCGCCTTCCGCTCCAAGAAAGACGTCAACCAGTTCGCCGACAGCGACCTGCCGATGCTGATGGCCGCTGCCGGTAACGATGGCCTGCGCGAGGTGCACCTTGGCTAA
- the flhA gene encoding flagellar biosynthesis protein FlhA, producing MNSLKLPAWMSGMGGGNAMSLAAPILIIMLLAMMILPLPAIVLDLFFSFNIALSIIVLLTSLYTVKPLDFMAFPAVLLVSTMLRLSLNVASTRVVLTEGHTGGAAAGKVIEAFGHFLIGGNYTIGIVVFVILTIINFVVVTKGAGRIAEVGARFALDALPGKQMAIDADLNAGLIGEADARKRRNEVSQEAEFYGAMDGASKYVRGDAVAGIMVTVINVVGGLLIGILSHDMAVGEAAKVYTLLAIGDGLVAQIPSLVISIAAGIIVSRVASDTDVGTQMIGQLFAKPQVMYITGGIIGGMGLIPGMPNFMFLTIGGALGGAGYLLDKKQKEAAANGTAGRPAGGGGGGGGGGNAAAGGAAAAGGAAAPAESEEATWADVQAVDTLGLEVGYRLIPLVDKAQSGELLKRIKGIRKKFAQEVGFLAPPVHIRDNLELKPSAYRITLKGVEVGAGEAFNGQFLAINPGMASGNLPGLATTDPAFGLPATWIDAGLRDQAQGMGYTVVDAGTVVATHLNHLITTHASELLGRTEVQALLDHLGKEAPKLLEDLVPKMISLSALQKVLQNLLAEGVHIRDMRSIIEALAEHTAHTQDPNELTALVRIALGRAIVQQLFPGNGELSVMTLDNRLERLLMQALATGGADGGGIEPGLADTIAQQAAQASQQQEALGVTPVLLVPGPLRPLLSRFLRRALPQLKVLSHAEIPESKTIRVTALVGNT from the coding sequence ATGAACAGCTTGAAACTGCCGGCATGGATGAGTGGCATGGGTGGCGGCAATGCGATGAGCCTGGCCGCGCCGATCCTGATCATCATGCTGCTGGCGATGATGATCCTGCCGTTGCCGGCCATCGTCCTCGACCTGTTCTTCAGTTTCAATATCGCACTGTCCATCATCGTGCTGCTGACCAGCCTGTATACGGTCAAGCCGCTCGACTTCATGGCGTTCCCCGCCGTGCTGCTGGTCTCCACCATGCTGCGCCTGTCGCTGAACGTGGCCTCGACTCGTGTCGTGCTGACCGAAGGCCACACCGGTGGCGCCGCCGCCGGCAAGGTCATCGAGGCCTTCGGCCACTTCCTGATCGGTGGCAACTACACGATCGGTATCGTCGTCTTCGTCATCCTGACCATCATTAACTTCGTCGTCGTGACGAAGGGCGCGGGCCGTATCGCCGAGGTGGGCGCCCGCTTCGCGCTGGACGCGCTGCCCGGCAAGCAGATGGCGATCGACGCCGACCTGAACGCCGGCCTGATCGGCGAAGCGGACGCCCGCAAGCGCCGCAACGAAGTCTCGCAGGAGGCGGAATTCTACGGCGCGATGGACGGTGCCTCGAAATACGTGCGCGGCGACGCCGTGGCCGGCATCATGGTTACCGTCATCAACGTCGTCGGCGGCCTCCTGATCGGTATCCTGTCGCACGACATGGCGGTGGGCGAGGCGGCCAAGGTCTACACCTTGCTGGCGATCGGTGACGGCCTGGTCGCGCAGATCCCGTCGCTGGTGATCTCGATCGCGGCCGGTATCATCGTCTCGCGCGTGGCCAGCGATACCGACGTCGGCACCCAGATGATCGGCCAGCTGTTCGCCAAGCCGCAGGTCATGTACATCACGGGCGGCATCATCGGCGGCATGGGCCTGATCCCGGGCATGCCGAACTTCATGTTCCTGACGATCGGCGGCGCGCTGGGCGGCGCCGGTTACCTGCTGGACAAGAAACAGAAGGAAGCGGCGGCCAACGGCACGGCGGGGCGTCCGGCCGGCGGCGGTGGCGGTGGCGGTGGCGGCGGCAACGCGGCGGCCGGCGGTGCGGCAGCGGCGGGCGGCGCGGCCGCGCCGGCGGAAAGCGAGGAAGCGACCTGGGCCGACGTGCAGGCGGTCGACACGCTGGGCCTGGAAGTGGGCTACCGCCTGATCCCGCTGGTGGACAAGGCGCAAAGCGGCGAGCTGCTGAAACGCATCAAGGGCATCCGCAAGAAGTTCGCGCAGGAAGTGGGCTTCCTGGCCCCGCCGGTGCACATCCGCGACAACCTGGAACTGAAGCCGTCGGCCTACCGCATCACGCTGAAGGGCGTGGAAGTGGGCGCGGGCGAGGCGTTCAACGGCCAGTTCCTGGCGATCAACCCGGGCATGGCCAGCGGCAACCTGCCGGGCCTGGCCACGACGGACCCCGCGTTCGGCCTGCCGGCCACGTGGATCGACGCCGGCCTGCGCGACCAGGCGCAGGGCATGGGCTATACGGTGGTCGATGCCGGCACGGTTGTCGCGACGCACCTGAACCACCTGATCACGACGCACGCGTCGGAACTGCTGGGCCGCACGGAAGTGCAGGCGCTGCTGGATCACCTGGGCAAGGAAGCGCCGAAGCTGCTGGAGGACCTGGTGCCGAAGATGATTTCCTTGTCGGCCTTGCAAAAAGTGCTGCAGAACCTGCTGGCCGAAGGCGTGCACATCCGCGACATGCGTTCCATCATCGAAGCGCTGGCCGAGCACACGGCGCACACGCAGGACCCGAACGAGCTGACGGCGCTGGTCCGTATCGCGCTGGGCCGCGCCATCGTCCAGCAGCTGTTCCCGGGCAACGGCGAACTGTCCGTGATGACGCTGGACAACCGCCTGGAGCGCCTGCTGATGCAAGCGCTGGCGACGGGCGGCGCCGACGGCGGCGGCATCGAGCCGGGCCTGGCCGACACGATCGCCCAGCAGGCCGCGCAGGCCTCGCAGCAGCAGGAAGCGCTGGGCGTGACGCCGGTGCTGCTGGTGCCGGGCCCGTTGCGTCCGCTGCTGTCGCGCTTCCTGCGCCGCGCGCTGCCGCAGCTGAAGGTGCTGTCGCACGCCGAGATCCCGGAATCGAAGACGATCCGCGTGACGGCGCTGGTGGGCAATACCTGA
- the flhB gene encoding flagellar biosynthesis protein FlhB — MAEDSEAEKTEAASERRLQQAREEGDVPRSREVGTFTVLMVSGAALYVMGSSMAAKLGTALKSGLSLTREQVYNPDILITRILTDIVNVLVTFLPIGVAVMLVALISPIFVGGWLFSAKAFMPKFSKLNPINGISNMVSKNSLVELLKAIVKTIVVGSVAYLVIMKHKDAMFGLANESLDHAIVHMLDMMAMSFLYLVGALGFIAAVDAPYQMWHYANKLKMTRQEMIQESKENDGNPQIKGKIRQMQREMAKGRMMQDVPTADVVVTNPTHYAVALKYADGSKGAPKVVAKGADEVAAKIRELAKEHKVAILEAPPLARALFKHTEIGDEIPARLYAAVAEVLAYVYQLRAYRPGGRYPDRPTELDVPADMDPNNPASQKKPE, encoded by the coding sequence GTGGCAGAAGACAGCGAAGCCGAGAAGACAGAAGCAGCGTCAGAGAGGCGCCTCCAGCAGGCGCGTGAAGAAGGCGACGTTCCCCGCTCCCGCGAAGTCGGCACGTTTACCGTCCTGATGGTGTCGGGCGCGGCGCTGTACGTGATGGGCTCGTCCATGGCGGCCAAGCTCGGCACGGCCCTGAAGTCAGGGCTGTCGCTGACGCGCGAACAGGTCTACAACCCCGACATCCTGATCACCCGCATCCTGACCGACATCGTCAACGTCCTGGTCACGTTCCTGCCCATCGGCGTGGCCGTCATGCTGGTGGCACTGATTTCGCCCATTTTTGTTGGCGGCTGGCTGTTCAGCGCGAAGGCGTTCATGCCGAAGTTCAGCAAGCTCAACCCGATCAACGGCATCAGCAACATGGTGTCGAAAAACTCCCTGGTCGAGCTGCTGAAGGCCATCGTCAAGACGATCGTGGTCGGCTCCGTGGCCTACCTGGTCATCATGAAGCACAAGGACGCCATGTTCGGCCTGGCCAACGAGTCGCTCGACCACGCCATCGTGCACATGCTGGACATGATGGCCATGAGTTTCCTGTACCTGGTCGGCGCGTTGGGCTTTATCGCCGCCGTCGACGCGCCGTACCAGATGTGGCATTACGCTAACAAGCTGAAGATGACGCGCCAGGAAATGATCCAGGAGTCGAAGGAAAACGACGGCAATCCGCAGATCAAGGGCAAGATCCGCCAGATGCAGCGCGAAATGGCCAAGGGCCGCATGATGCAGGACGTGCCGACCGCCGACGTGGTCGTCACCAACCCGACCCACTACGCGGTGGCGCTGAAGTACGCCGACGGCTCGAAGGGCGCACCGAAGGTGGTGGCCAAGGGTGCCGACGAGGTGGCGGCCAAGATCCGCGAGCTGGCCAAGGAGCACAAGGTGGCGATCCTGGAAGCCCCGCCGCTGGCCCGTGCGCTGTTCAAGCACACCGAGATCGGCGACGAGATCCCGGCCCGGCTGTACGCCGCCGTGGCCGAGGTGCTGGCCTATGTCTACCAGCTGCGCGCCTACCGTCCGGGCGGGCGCTATCCGGATCGTCCGACCGAGCTGGACGTGCCGGCCGATATGGATCCGAACAATCCGGCGTCGCAGAAGAAGCCTGAGTAA
- a CDS encoding TonB-dependent receptor, which translates to MSCHLKPIAAAAAALVTFVQCNVVLAAPADEAEAPVSVVTVNGTRAEPYNPVSAMTATKVDAPLRDIPQTVNVIPEQLLRDQSVGSMEDAMKFVPGVGLSHGDGQRDQVTLRGFSAIADQFVDGLRDDALYFRDLSNIERIEVLKGPAAVLYGRGSSGGLINRISKKPGANRREVTAKVGSDNRRRGEMDLAATEGNMAFRVTGAVERADGYRDQQFLERDAVAPSLQFQLGAATTLLLQAEHLSDRRVTDFGVPSYRGRPVDVPAGSYYGAANARDVDYSHAEVTALGFTLEHRFSDQLSLRNAYRHYDYTLARYNTLVGAVNEALLTASLNRTNLRREENGWFNQTELTQTASLGGMTHKLLYGIEVGKQNKDQVTRSQNGIATVALFNPVLPVLDKTLTVAPSTDNLGIMKTASAYVQDLVALTEQWKALVGVRYDHFEQETLERRAGQSNLGRTDVAWSPRAGLVWQPTAAQSYYVSFSKSFQPSAENFALAANNAQIEPEETTNKEVGGKFDFLGGALSATASLFRLERTNIKATDPVTNRLVPIGTQRTDGLELTLTGQLPQGWQVWAGYGYLDAKVTSSPALDSSDNVFKRVPVEGKRATLTPRHSANLWLAKSFGNGLRAGAGVTALSQRFANPGNTVALPGYATVDAMAGWKLGRVDLQLNVYNLLDRSYIVSGHGSSPNLNLPGAPRSAALTARYQF; encoded by the coding sequence ATGTCCTGCCATCTGAAACCGATCGCCGCCGCCGCGGCAGCCCTGGTCACGTTCGTCCAATGCAATGTCGTCCTGGCCGCGCCCGCCGACGAGGCGGAGGCGCCCGTCAGCGTCGTCACCGTCAACGGCACCCGCGCCGAGCCGTACAACCCCGTCTCGGCGATGACGGCCACCAAGGTGGACGCGCCGCTGCGCGACATCCCGCAAACCGTCAACGTGATCCCGGAGCAGTTGCTGCGCGACCAGTCGGTCGGCTCGATGGAAGACGCGATGAAATTCGTGCCGGGCGTGGGCCTGTCGCACGGCGACGGCCAGCGCGACCAGGTCACCCTGCGCGGTTTCTCCGCCATTGCCGACCAGTTCGTCGACGGCCTGCGCGACGATGCGCTGTACTTCCGCGACCTGTCGAATATCGAGCGCATCGAAGTGCTGAAGGGCCCGGCCGCCGTGCTGTACGGGCGCGGCTCGTCGGGCGGCCTGATCAACCGGATCAGCAAGAAGCCGGGCGCCAACCGGCGCGAGGTGACGGCCAAGGTGGGCAGCGACAACCGCCGCCGCGGGGAGATGGACCTGGCCGCCACCGAGGGCAATATGGCGTTCCGCGTCACGGGTGCCGTCGAGCGCGCCGACGGCTACCGCGACCAGCAGTTCCTCGAGCGCGACGCCGTCGCGCCGTCGCTGCAGTTCCAGCTGGGCGCCGCGACGACTCTGCTGCTGCAGGCGGAGCACTTGTCCGACCGGCGCGTGACGGATTTCGGCGTGCCCTCCTACCGCGGCCGTCCGGTGGACGTGCCGGCCGGCAGCTACTACGGCGCCGCCAACGCACGCGACGTGGACTACTCGCATGCCGAGGTGACGGCGCTGGGCTTCACCTTGGAGCACCGCTTCAGCGACCAGCTGAGCCTGCGCAACGCCTACCGTCACTACGACTACACCCTGGCGCGCTACAACACGCTGGTCGGCGCCGTCAACGAGGCCCTGCTGACGGCCTCGCTGAACCGCACCAACCTGCGCCGCGAGGAAAACGGCTGGTTCAACCAGACCGAGCTGACCCAGACGGCCAGCCTGGGCGGCATGACGCACAAGCTGCTGTACGGAATCGAGGTCGGCAAGCAGAACAAGGACCAGGTGACCCGTTCGCAGAACGGCATCGCCACGGTGGCGTTGTTCAATCCGGTGCTGCCGGTGCTGGACAAGACGCTGACGGTGGCGCCGTCGACCGACAACCTGGGCATCATGAAGACGGCCAGCGCCTACGTGCAGGACCTGGTGGCGCTGACCGAGCAGTGGAAGGCGCTGGTGGGCGTGCGCTATGACCACTTCGAGCAGGAAACGCTCGAGCGCCGCGCCGGGCAGAGCAACCTGGGCCGCACGGACGTGGCCTGGAGCCCCCGCGCCGGCCTGGTCTGGCAGCCGACGGCGGCGCAGTCGTATTACGTGTCGTTCAGCAAATCGTTCCAGCCGTCTGCCGAGAACTTCGCCCTGGCCGCCAACAACGCCCAGATCGAGCCGGAGGAAACGACCAACAAGGAAGTGGGTGGCAAGTTCGACTTCCTCGGTGGCGCCTTGTCCGCCACGGCCTCGCTGTTCCGGCTGGAGCGCACCAATATCAAGGCCACCGACCCGGTCACGAACCGCCTGGTGCCGATCGGCACGCAGCGCACGGACGGCCTGGAGCTGACCTTGACGGGCCAGCTGCCGCAGGGCTGGCAGGTGTGGGCCGGCTATGGCTACCTGGATGCCAAGGTGACGTCGTCGCCGGCGCTGGACAGCAGCGACAATGTATTTAAACGTGTACCAGTCGAAGGCAAACGCGCCACGCTGACGCCACGCCACAGCGCCAACCTGTGGCTGGCCAAGTCGTTCGGCAACGGCCTGCGCGCGGGCGCCGGCGTGACGGCCCTGAGCCAGCGCTTTGCTAACCCGGGCAACACGGTCGCCCTGCCCGGCTATGCCACCGTCGATGCGATGGCCGGCTGGAAGCTGGGCCGGGTGGACCTGCAGCTGAATGTGTACAACCTGCTGGACCGTTCGTATATCGTGTCCGGCCACGGCAGCTCGCCGAACCTGAACCTGCCGGGTGCGCCGCGCTCGGCGGCGTTGACGGCGCGCTACCAGTTCTAA
- a CDS encoding RNA polymerase sigma factor FliA: MYTVKGKVNKDSLLTEHMPLVKRLAHHMKAKLPPSVEVDDLVQAGMIGLLDAISRYEETHGAQFETYAVMRIRGAMLDELRSSDWMPRTMRQDMRKIENAMATLQQKLGRPPSESEVAKSLKLSLSDYQEMLSEGGGHQLVYYEDFKDDDGNDSFLDRYAHDEDADPLRALMDTDFRQAVIDAIDALPPREKLLMGLYYEEELNLKEIGAVMGVSESRVSQLHTQAVARLRATLREQAWTGPA, from the coding sequence ATGTACACGGTCAAAGGGAAGGTGAACAAGGATTCGCTGCTGACGGAGCACATGCCGCTCGTCAAGCGCCTTGCCCACCACATGAAGGCAAAATTGCCGCCCAGCGTGGAAGTCGATGACCTGGTACAGGCAGGCATGATCGGCCTGCTCGACGCGATCAGCCGCTACGAGGAAACGCACGGCGCGCAGTTCGAGACCTATGCGGTGATGCGCATCCGCGGCGCCATGCTGGACGAGCTGCGCAGCAGCGACTGGATGCCGCGCACGATGCGCCAGGACATGCGCAAGATCGAGAACGCCATGGCCACGCTGCAGCAGAAGCTGGGGCGGCCGCCCAGCGAGTCCGAGGTTGCCAAGTCCTTGAAACTGTCGCTGTCCGACTACCAGGAGATGTTGTCCGAAGGCGGCGGCCACCAGCTCGTCTATTACGAGGACTTCAAGGACGACGACGGCAACGACAGCTTCCTGGACCGCTACGCGCACGACGAGGATGCCGACCCGCTGCGCGCGCTGATGGACACCGACTTCCGCCAGGCCGTCATCGACGCGATCGACGCGTTGCCGCCCCGCGAGAAATTACTGATGGGCCTGTATTACGAGGAAGAGTTGAACCTGAAAGAAATCGGCGCCGTCATGGGCGTCTCCGAATCGCGCGTATCGCAATTGCATACGCAGGCCGTCGCGCGCTTGCGCGCCACTCTCCGGGAGCAGGCATGGACTGGTCCAGCGTAG
- a CDS encoding MinD/ParA family ATP-binding protein yields the protein MANFNFDQAEGLRRMLAGPPRPRIVTFLSATPQDDKGAMLVNLGASLARAGNDVLLVDACASAHGVASRLGVDNGASLLNVARQECGLNQVVHQVPQGFNVVSMTRGETRNGPQESRRLAKAFDVMAAQAGIVLVDGEFDGEAFPVPVMASSEIVVQVSNSATSIKNAYMMIKRLNHELGRRPFGIVVTGASEAEARVVYDNMAQAASRYLAVNLVSMGSVPADEYLHRAARLGRAVVDAFPLAGASVAFRQMAGRFALGSAPTGFAGSGN from the coding sequence TTGGCTAATTTCAATTTCGACCAGGCGGAGGGCCTGCGCCGGATGCTGGCGGGCCCGCCGCGGCCCCGTATCGTCACGTTCCTGTCGGCCACGCCGCAGGACGACAAGGGCGCCATGCTCGTCAACCTGGGCGCCTCGCTGGCCCGCGCCGGCAACGACGTGCTGCTGGTCGATGCCTGCGCCAGCGCGCACGGTGTCGCCTCGCGCCTGGGCGTGGACAACGGCGCCAGCCTGCTCAACGTGGCGCGCCAGGAGTGCGGCCTGAACCAGGTGGTGCACCAGGTGCCGCAGGGCTTCAACGTGGTCTCCATGACGCGCGGCGAAACGCGCAACGGCCCGCAGGAAAGCCGCCGCCTGGCCAAGGCTTTCGACGTGATGGCGGCCCAGGCCGGCATCGTGCTGGTCGACGGCGAGTTCGACGGCGAAGCGTTCCCGGTGCCGGTGATGGCCAGCTCGGAGATCGTGGTGCAGGTGTCGAACAGCGCCACGTCGATCAAGAACGCCTACATGATGATCAAGCGCCTCAACCATGAACTGGGCCGTCGCCCGTTCGGCATCGTCGTCACGGGCGCGTCCGAAGCTGAGGCACGGGTGGTTTACGATAATATGGCGCAGGCGGCAAGCCGTTACCTGGCGGTCAATCTGGTGTCGATGGGTTCCGTGCCGGCCGACGAGTACCTGCACCGCGCCGCGCGGCTGGGCCGCGCCGTGGTGGATGCGTTCCCGCTGGCGGGTGCTTCGGTGGCGTTTCGCCAGATGGCCGGGCGTTTCGCCTTGGGTAGTGCGCCAACCGGATTCGCGGGGAGCGGCAACTGA
- a CDS encoding VOC family protein has translation MNLTIHSTFINHLDPEASLAFYKDKLGFEVRKDVAYGGLRWITVGPAGQPETSIVLAPPGVGPGVTDEERRVITEMMAKGTYGMLLLATKNLDEAFDRLQGRDVEIVQEPTMQPYGVRDFAVRDPAGNMVRIQQAA, from the coding sequence ATGAACCTGACCATCCACTCGACGTTCATCAACCACCTCGACCCGGAAGCGTCGCTGGCGTTCTACAAGGACAAGCTGGGCTTTGAAGTGCGCAAGGACGTGGCCTATGGCGGCCTGCGCTGGATCACGGTCGGCCCTGCCGGCCAGCCGGAGACCTCGATCGTGCTGGCGCCGCCGGGCGTGGGTCCGGGCGTGACGGACGAGGAACGCCGCGTCATCACGGAGATGATGGCGAAGGGCACCTACGGCATGCTGCTGCTCGCAACCAAGAACCTGGACGAGGCGTTCGACCGGCTGCAAGGGCGCGACGTGGAGATCGTGCAGGAGCCGACCATGCAGCCGTATGGCGTGCGCGACTTCGCGGTGCGTGATCCAGCGGGGAATATGGTGCGGATTCAGCAGGCGGCTTGA
- the motD gene encoding flagellar motor protein MotD, with protein sequence MTQYRRARRPYDEEPENHERWLISYADFITLLFAFFVVMYAISVVNTGKYKVFSDALGDAFGGAGAALTQNTEVQTTPQATPQAVRRRVMIAQEKVRMTKLAQDLLATMAPLVKEGKVRVTQDSRGVSVEINASVLFDPGEAKLTEESREALQAVAILLKDDPHSVQVEGHTDNQPIRNIYSSNWELSAIRAATVVRLFIESGVAPERLTAVGHASNHPVADNNDPIGRARNRRVAVTILSGVPDPETEIPTKGEGAEAPPAPVVAPVK encoded by the coding sequence ATGACCCAGTACCGCCGCGCCCGTCGCCCCTACGATGAAGAGCCGGAGAACCACGAGCGCTGGCTGATCTCGTACGCCGACTTCATCACCCTGCTGTTCGCGTTCTTCGTGGTCATGTACGCCATCTCGGTGGTCAACACGGGCAAGTACAAGGTGTTTTCGGATGCGCTGGGCGACGCCTTCGGCGGCGCCGGCGCGGCCCTGACGCAGAACACGGAAGTGCAGACGACGCCGCAGGCCACGCCGCAGGCGGTGCGCCGACGCGTGATGATCGCGCAGGAAAAAGTGCGCATGACCAAGCTGGCGCAGGACCTTTTGGCGACGATGGCGCCGCTGGTCAAGGAAGGTAAAGTACGGGTGACGCAGGACAGCCGCGGCGTCTCCGTCGAGATCAACGCTTCCGTGTTGTTCGACCCGGGCGAGGCCAAGCTGACGGAAGAGTCGCGCGAAGCGCTGCAGGCTGTCGCGATCCTCTTGAAGGACGACCCGCACTCGGTGCAGGTGGAAGGCCATACCGACAACCAGCCGATCCGCAATATCTATTCGTCGAACTGGGAACTGTCGGCGATCCGCGCCGCCACGGTGGTGCGGCTGTTCATCGAATCGGGCGTGGCGCCGGAACGGCTGACAGCCGTCGGGCATGCGTCCAACCATCCAGTGGCGGACAACAACGACCCGATCGGCCGGGCGCGCAACCGGCGCGTGGCCGTCACGATCCTGTCTGGCGTGCCGGACCCCGAGACGGAGATTCCGACGAAGGGTGAGGGCGCCGAGGCGCCTCCCGCGCCGGTGGTAGCTCCGGTGAAGTAA
- a CDS encoding flagellar motor protein, whose amino-acid sequence MDWSSVAGILLALAGLVVGQSLEGGKLSSLVQPAAFAIVVIGTFGAVLLQTRPATLRRGIIMLRWVIRPPADGRAELKKDIQQWNQTVRRAGPLALERHMAAATDPFMAKGLRMIIDGIQPDKLRQLLDTEITAFETAERQAVRVWESAAGYSPTIGILGAVLGLIHVMENLSDPAKLGPGIAVAFVSTIYGVGLANLFFYPIANKLKNIVTAQVHQQEIAAAVFHDLATGDFSRIMDERIATLMRDH is encoded by the coding sequence ATGGACTGGTCCAGCGTAGCCGGCATACTGCTGGCGCTGGCCGGTCTCGTCGTCGGGCAATCGCTGGAAGGCGGCAAGCTCTCTTCCCTGGTCCAGCCGGCCGCGTTTGCCATCGTGGTCATCGGCACCTTCGGCGCCGTGCTGCTGCAAACCCGGCCTGCCACGCTGCGCCGCGGCATCATCATGCTGCGCTGGGTCATCCGCCCGCCGGCAGACGGCCGCGCCGAACTGAAAAAAGACATCCAGCAGTGGAACCAGACCGTGCGCCGCGCAGGTCCCTTGGCCCTGGAGCGCCACATGGCGGCCGCCACCGATCCGTTCATGGCCAAGGGCCTGCGCATGATCATCGACGGCATCCAGCCCGACAAGCTGCGCCAGTTGCTGGACACGGAAATCACCGCCTTCGAGACGGCCGAGCGCCAGGCCGTGCGCGTGTGGGAATCGGCCGCCGGCTATTCGCCGACGATCGGCATCCTGGGCGCCGTGCTGGGCCTGATCCACGTGATGGAAAACCTGTCCGATCCGGCCAAGCTGGGACCGGGTATCGCGGTGGCGTTCGTTTCCACGATTTACGGTGTCGGCCTGGCCAACCTGTTCTTCTACCCGATCGCCAACAAGCTGAAGAACATCGTCACGGCCCAGGTGCACCAGCAGGAAATCGCCGCCGCCGTGTTCCACGACCTGGCCACGGGCGACTTCAGCCGCATCATGGACGAGCGCATCGCCACCTTGATGCGCGATCATTGA